The DNA segment GCCCACCCGACCCCGAACTTTTGCCCGAGGCCCCAATGCAGACGTCCTTGCGTGTACTGCTAGTGGACGACCACCCAATCAACCGCAAGTCCGCGACCCTGATCCTGCAAGAAATGAACTGCGAGGTGACCGCGGCCCAGGACGGTCTGGAAGCCCTGGACCTGGTGCAGGGTCAGTATTTCGACGCGGTGTTTATGGACGTGCAGATGCCGATGATGGACGGCTACGAGACCACCCTGGCCATCCGCCGCCTGGGTGGGCGGTTCGAGAAGCTGCCCATCGTCGCCCTGACCGCGAACACCATGGCTGGCGACCGGGAACGCTGTCTGGAGGCGGGGATGACCGACTATCTGCCCAAGCCCATGCCCAAGGACGCCCTGGTCGCCATCTTGGCCGCTTATCACCCTGGTCCGGAAGGGCATCAGGAACAGGGGTCGACCCAGGACGACGGAACTCGAGTGCTGGATGTGGCCGCGCTGCTGCGACAGTATGACGGCCATCAGGACATGGCCCGGGAGATTCTTCAGGATTTTCTGGCGGACACGCCGGGGGAGATCGCGGCCATCGGCCAGGCACTGGCCCGACGGAATCCGGAAGCCGAACGGATCGCTCACCGACTTAAAGGTCCCTGCTTTTATGTCGGCGCGGTCGGGCTGGCTGGTCATTGCGCCGGGATCATGAACGCCGTGCGTCATGGACAATGGGACGGAGCGGATCGGGAATTCCAGGCATTGCAACAAGCCTGGGCCGTGTTTACCTTGGAGAGCGAGGGCTGGCTGGGGAGAAGGTTGGGTCTCCAGGCGCCGGTTTCAAATGGGTGAGGGCATCTCACGCTATCGAAGTCTGAATCGAAAGTTCAACGCCAAAATGTCCCCATCCCAGCGCCTTCCAGCCGACCATTCGTCCGCCTCGCCGCAACTCTCCCCAGTGGCAACGGCCCTGCTCATCGGGCTGTTCGGGGCGGCCGGGGCTTTGGCCCGGTACGGGATATTCGCGGCGGCCTCTCAGTTTCCCGACCCGACCTTCCCCTGGGGTACCTCCCTGACCAACGTCCTGGGCTGCTTCCTCTTCGGCCTGATCTGGACACTTTCGGAGAAACGCGCCCTGATCCCCAAGCCCCTGGGTCTCGTCCTCCTGACTGGCTTCGTTGGCTCCTTCACCACCTTTTCTACCTACGTCTACGAGGCCGAGGTATTGCTCCAGCAAGGCCAATGGCTCACCCTCGGCTTGAAAATCCTCGTGCAAAATCTGCTGGGCTTTGGGGCTCTGATCCTGGGAGTTCGGGTCGGGCGGATTTAGAGGCCATCAGCTTTCTTCCGGCCACTCGCGGACCAACTCCACCAGGATACGCACGCCGAAGCCGGTGCCTCCGGCGATGCCGTGGTCGCCCTTTTTCTTGGCAAAGGCAGGTCCGGCGATGTCCAGGTGTATCCATGGGGTGTTTTCCGGAACGAAGCGTTGCAGGAACAGGGCCGCGTAGATCGCGCCGCCTTCTCTCGCGCCGACGTTCTTCAGATCCGCGACTTCGCTTTTCAGCTCATCCTTGTAGTCTTCCCAGAGCGGCATGGGCCAACAGGGCTCGCCGACCCGCTCGCCGATGCGTCGGACCTGTTCGGCCAGCGACTGTGGCGCGGCAAAGGCCCCGGCGATGCGCGGGCCCAGGGAGACCACCATGGCTCCGGTCAGGGTGGCCAGGTCCACGATGCCCAGCGGATTGTAGCGTTTACCATAGGCCAGGGCGTCGCAAAGCAGCAAGCGGCCTTCGGCGTCGGTGTTGATGATTTCCACGGTCTTGCCGGAACAGGTCGTGACCACGTCCCCTGGCTTGACCGCCTTGGGACCGGGAAGGTTCTCGGTGCAGGGGATGATTCCTACAATCCGGCGCTGATTGCCGTCATTTTGGCCCAGGCGGCCATGGGCCTCGAAAAAGCCGAGCACCGCCGCGGCCCCGCCCATATCCCCCTTCATTTCCTCCATGCTTTGGCTGGGCTTGAGGGAAATCCCACCAGTGTCAAAGGTGATCCCTTTGCCGATCACCACCAGGGGCTTTTCTGCATCGATGGAGGCCGACTGCCCGGCCAAGCCGGAAACGCTCGGCCGGGAGTCCAGGATGATCAGGCGGGCCTGGTCCCGGTTGGCCTGAAAGACCGCGGCGAAGGCTCCCATGCCCAGGGCCTCGATTTGGTCCGCGGCCATGACCTCCACGCCGAAACCGTATCGCGCGGCCAGATCCCGGGCCGTCTGGGCCAGGTATTCCGGGGTGGCCAGGTTGGCGGGCATGTTCACCAGGTCCCTGGCCAGGTTCAGCCCGTGACCCGTTGCCAGGCTCTTGTCCAAACGGTCCTTCAGGCGTGCATCAGCTTGGTCGTCTATCTGGTCGTCCATCAGGATGCGCAGTTTTGGAGGCTGGCTGGGGGGCTCGTCCTTCTCCGTCTTCAGCCTCTCAAAACGGTACACGGACGTCATGGCGGCGCAGGTCGTCTCCTCCACGGCCAGCGGGAGATCCAGGCCCGTATCCCTCAGAGCCTGGCCATTCAGGCCGAATTCGGTCATCCGCAGGTCCATGGCGCAGCCCACGGCCGAGGCCACGGCCCGGCGCAGTTCCCGCGGCTCGAAATTCTTGCGTCCACCCAGCCCCACCAGGATCGCTGCCGGGGAAGCGGTGCCGCTGGGCGGGAAGAAATAGCGCACGGACTTCGCTTTTCCGGAAAAGGTATCCACGGCGGGATTTCCGGACAACCAGCCGCCTTGGGCGGCCAACCACGTTTGCAGGCCGGGCGTCTTCTCGGGTTCCTTTTCGAACACGAAAAAAAACAGGGCCTCACCAGCGAACTCGCCCTGGGATTGGAAGGTGATATCCATTGTTTCTCCTGGTTGAATGCTTCTTTGACGGGGATGGTTTGCTATTGGTGGGCACATCGACATCTTGCTCCAGATGATCCCGTGGATAACCGTGCCTTGTAGGGGCAGGCCTCGCGCCTGCCCTTTGCCCTGATAAACATGGCCGAACGGTTGGTCGCAATGCTGCCGTTGCTCCTCGTTGCCTCGCCCATTCAGGGCGGCCGCGAGGGCCGCCCCTACATTTGGTTCATTGCCTGATCAGCATGGTATTCAGCGCTGAAACGAGGGCGCGCGGCTTAGGTCCGATATTTCGCGTTGATCCGGATGTATTCCTCGGTCAGGTCCGAGGCCTGGAGGGTGTACCGGCCCTGACCCTGGCCCAAGGTGATGTCCAGGTGGACGTCCTGACGGCAAAGGGCCGCGGCCAGGAGGTTGTCCCAGTCCATGGGCACCGGGACGCCCTGATGGAAGATGGTGTGTCCGGCCAGGGCCACGCTGACGTGGTCGGGGTCGAACTCGGCGCCGCTACGGCCCAGGGCGGCCACGATCCGGCCCCAGTTGGGGTCCTGGCCGTACATCGCGGTTTTGACCAGCGGAGAATGGCCAACGGCCCGGGCGGCCAGGTCGGCCTGGCGAGTGCTTTTGGCCCCGTTGACCCGGATGTGGATCACCTTGGTTCCGCCTTCGGCGTCCTGGACGATCAGGCCAGCCAGTTCCGCGCACACTTCAGCCAGGGCCTTGGCCAGCGCGGTCAGTTCCTTCTTTTCCCGCACCTCCCCGGCCCGTCCGTTGGCCAGGGCCAGGACGCAGTCGTTGGTGCTGGTGTCGCCGTCCACGGTGATCCGGTTGAAGCTGCGGTCCACGGCCGTGGACACGGTTTCCCGCCACCAGTCTTGATCCACTCCCGCGTCGCAGATGATGAAGCCGAGCATGGTGGCCATGTTCGGGCAGATCATGCCCGCGCCCTTGGCCATGCCCAGGACCCGGACCTCTCCGGTTCCCAAGGATAGGGAGCGCCAGGCCATTTTTGGGTATTTGTCCGTGGTCATGATCGCCCGGGCCGCGTCCAGGGCCGTGGCCCGTCCCAGGCTTTCACCCAGGGTCGGCAGGGCTTGTTTCCAAAGGTCCAGCTTGACCCGGTCGCCGATCACCCCTGTGGAGGCGGGGAGGATTTCATCCGGTGACAGGCCGAGGGCTTCGGCGGTCATGGCCAGGGCGTCGTGACAGTCCACCAGCCCCTGTTCCCCCGTGCAGGCGTTGGCCTGACCGGCGTTGACCGCCACGGCCCGGACAGGTCGGCCTGGAGAGCCGGAAGCCAGCATCTCCTTGACCACCAGCACCGGGGCGG comes from the Desulfonatronum sp. SC1 genome and includes:
- the argJ gene encoding bifunctional glutamate N-acetyltransferase/amino-acid acetyltransferase ArgJ, producing MILVPQGFDFAVAAAGFKYSQRNDLAVIHSDAPCVWAATLTRNLFQAAPVLVVKEMLASGSPGRPVRAVAVNAGQANACTGEQGLVDCHDALAMTAEALGLSPDEILPASTGVIGDRVKLDLWKQALPTLGESLGRATALDAARAIMTTDKYPKMAWRSLSLGTGEVRVLGMAKGAGMICPNMATMLGFIICDAGVDQDWWRETVSTAVDRSFNRITVDGDTSTNDCVLALANGRAGEVREKKELTALAKALAEVCAELAGLIVQDAEGGTKVIHIRVNGAKSTRQADLAARAVGHSPLVKTAMYGQDPNWGRIVAALGRSGAEFDPDHVSVALAGHTIFHQGVPVPMDWDNLLAAALCRQDVHLDITLGQGQGRYTLQASDLTEEYIRINAKYRT
- a CDS encoding CrcB family protein, whose protein sequence is MSPSQRLPADHSSASPQLSPVATALLIGLFGAAGALARYGIFAAASQFPDPTFPWGTSLTNVLGCFLFGLIWTLSEKRALIPKPLGLVLLTGFVGSFTTFSTYVYEAEVLLQQGQWLTLGLKILVQNLLGFGALILGVRVGRI
- a CDS encoding response regulator, with the translated sequence PPDPELLPEAPMQTSLRVLLVDDHPINRKSATLILQEMNCEVTAAQDGLEALDLVQGQYFDAVFMDVQMPMMDGYETTLAIRRLGGRFEKLPIVALTANTMAGDRERCLEAGMTDYLPKPMPKDALVAILAAYHPGPEGHQEQGSTQDDGTRVLDVAALLRQYDGHQDMAREILQDFLADTPGEIAAIGQALARRNPEAERIAHRLKGPCFYVGAVGLAGHCAGIMNAVRHGQWDGADREFQALQQAWAVFTLESEGWLGRRLGLQAPVSNG
- a CDS encoding leucyl aminopeptidase, encoding MDITFQSQGEFAGEALFFFVFEKEPEKTPGLQTWLAAQGGWLSGNPAVDTFSGKAKSVRYFFPPSGTASPAAILVGLGGRKNFEPRELRRAVASAVGCAMDLRMTEFGLNGQALRDTGLDLPLAVEETTCAAMTSVYRFERLKTEKDEPPSQPPKLRILMDDQIDDQADARLKDRLDKSLATGHGLNLARDLVNMPANLATPEYLAQTARDLAARYGFGVEVMAADQIEALGMGAFAAVFQANRDQARLIILDSRPSVSGLAGQSASIDAEKPLVVIGKGITFDTGGISLKPSQSMEEMKGDMGGAAAVLGFFEAHGRLGQNDGNQRRIVGIIPCTENLPGPKAVKPGDVVTTCSGKTVEIINTDAEGRLLLCDALAYGKRYNPLGIVDLATLTGAMVVSLGPRIAGAFAAPQSLAEQVRRIGERVGEPCWPMPLWEDYKDELKSEVADLKNVGAREGGAIYAALFLQRFVPENTPWIHLDIAGPAFAKKKGDHGIAGGTGFGVRILVELVREWPEES